Proteins encoded in a region of the Gulosibacter sediminis genome:
- a CDS encoding MBL fold metallo-hydrolase, translated as MSHPFSPKLDAFGNLEIHYAEVNDYENNCYVIVDVPTGAALIVDAADNLPAIIELVDLASRRAADAGAAQVRVTGVLTTHRHQDHWQALEATKAHFEVASYAGAEDAPELPGETEHTLGDGDTVALGDQQIEVVGLRGHTPGSVALALRVPEHPVRLITGDSLFPGGIGNTFGDSDAYAQLLGDVVERIFRRFADDTIFYPGHGLPSTLGRERGFLNAWRLTGGLPPADPNTDAFSGA; from the coding sequence ATGTCGCATCCCTTCTCTCCCAAGCTCGACGCGTTCGGCAACCTCGAGATCCACTACGCCGAGGTCAACGACTATGAGAACAACTGCTACGTCATCGTCGACGTGCCGACCGGTGCCGCGCTCATCGTCGACGCCGCCGACAACCTGCCCGCGATCATCGAACTGGTCGACCTCGCGAGCCGCCGCGCCGCCGACGCCGGGGCCGCGCAGGTGCGCGTCACGGGCGTGCTCACGACCCACCGCCACCAGGACCATTGGCAGGCGCTCGAAGCGACGAAGGCCCACTTCGAGGTGGCGAGCTATGCCGGCGCCGAGGATGCGCCAGAGCTCCCCGGCGAGACCGAGCACACGCTGGGCGACGGTGACACCGTCGCGCTCGGCGACCAGCAGATCGAGGTCGTCGGTCTGCGCGGCCACACGCCCGGCTCGGTCGCCCTCGCGCTGCGCGTGCCTGAGCATCCGGTGCGCCTGATTACGGGCGACTCGCTCTTCCCGGGCGGCATCGGCAACACCTTCGGCGACTCGGATGCGTACGCCCAGCTGCTCGGCGACGTCGTCGAGCGCATCTTCCGCCGCTTCGCCGACGACACGATCTTCTACCCAGGCCACGGGCTGCCCTCAACGCTCGGCCGCGAGCGCGGCTTCCTCAACGCGTGGCGCCTCACCGGCGGGCTGCCGCCGGCCGACCCGAACACCGACGCGTTCAGCGGCGCGTAG